From Demequina lutea, a single genomic window includes:
- a CDS encoding FtsX-like permease family protein yields MTHVSEARLSRSASTGGLPARRAVARWAWRMFRREWRQQGLVLSLLVVVLAATVVGLGLAANASASSDARFGSADYLVIIPGSDPSLGADVAKLTGRFGTAEVIHHLSIPVPGSVTPIDVRDQDPSGPLMSATLRLVGGRYPSGADEIAVTDGVAGTFGLAVGGQWSVDGHSWRVVGIVENPLDLLEDLAVVAPGTIASPQTVSVLGVAPSGGDLYGLGIDGAQVSLKTAHQNVQAAVVVLVLAVIGSIFVGLVAVAGFSVIAQRRLRGVGLLGALGATTRNLRLALLVNGALVGAAGAVIGAAVGVGAWFVAVPAIERVVNHRIDPLNQSWLAIAGAMILAVVTSVLGSWWPARSASRTPIVSALATRPAPPRAPHLRALPGAIVAMGGLATVAFVPSNRPVFLALGIGATVVGMLLIAPGTTSLLAAAGARAPVAVRLAVRDLDRYRARSGGAVAAVSLAVGIAVAISGVAGAAQVAANSTVGGGNLPGNEIVLWLGSNGAGGPIPAVGAESLLAAQSAVDDIARSVGARSTLALDAAVDTKGNGGTHVGDGATAGTPTYDPVELGIPRAVSEGGHTGTAFYGNESVHVYLLTPEVLAHYGISQSSIPANTDLVTSHANLDAYEMIPIRASDWVPVVQRSDLPTYSSDPTTLITPKAMGDLGLTAVPTGWLLDFDGNVTAAQKAKARVLALQAGLSVETRPTQADLAPLRLAVTAGGIALALAVLAMTVGLIRSETAPDLSTLAATGASSGVRRTITAATAGSLGLLGGLLGTAGAYITLVAWYRRDLSVLNPAPISAILALVVGLPVVAWAVGWLLGGKEPRSLARRRLE; encoded by the coding sequence GTGACCCACGTGTCCGAGGCCCGCCTCAGCCGTTCGGCCTCGACGGGAGGGCTCCCCGCTCGTCGCGCGGTCGCCCGCTGGGCGTGGCGCATGTTCCGGCGTGAGTGGCGTCAACAGGGGCTCGTGCTTTCCCTACTCGTCGTCGTGCTCGCCGCGACCGTCGTCGGCCTCGGTCTCGCGGCAAACGCGAGCGCGTCGTCGGATGCTCGCTTCGGCAGCGCCGACTACCTGGTGATCATCCCCGGTTCCGACCCGAGCCTAGGTGCCGATGTCGCAAAGCTCACCGGTCGTTTCGGCACGGCCGAGGTCATCCACCACCTGAGCATCCCCGTGCCAGGCAGCGTGACCCCGATCGACGTTCGCGATCAGGATCCCTCCGGGCCCCTCATGTCGGCCACGCTTCGACTTGTTGGCGGACGCTACCCGAGCGGTGCAGACGAGATTGCCGTGACCGACGGCGTCGCCGGCACGTTCGGTCTCGCCGTGGGAGGTCAGTGGAGCGTCGACGGCCACTCGTGGCGGGTGGTGGGCATCGTCGAGAATCCCCTCGACCTGCTCGAGGACCTCGCGGTCGTCGCGCCCGGAACCATCGCGTCGCCACAGACGGTGAGCGTGCTCGGAGTGGCGCCATCCGGTGGGGACCTCTATGGCCTCGGCATCGACGGCGCCCAGGTGTCGCTCAAGACGGCACACCAGAACGTCCAGGCCGCGGTCGTGGTCCTCGTCCTCGCCGTGATTGGATCCATCTTCGTCGGCCTGGTCGCCGTGGCCGGATTCTCGGTGATCGCGCAGCGGCGCTTGCGCGGCGTGGGGCTACTCGGCGCGTTGGGGGCAACGACCAGGAATCTCCGCCTCGCGCTACTCGTGAACGGTGCGTTGGTCGGCGCAGCGGGTGCGGTGATCGGCGCCGCGGTCGGGGTGGGCGCTTGGTTCGTCGCCGTGCCCGCCATCGAGCGGGTCGTGAACCATCGCATCGATCCGCTCAACCAGTCGTGGCTAGCGATTGCCGGAGCGATGATTCTCGCGGTCGTCACGTCGGTGCTCGGTTCGTGGTGGCCGGCGCGGTCGGCCTCGCGGACCCCGATCGTGTCCGCTCTGGCGACGAGGCCCGCGCCACCGCGGGCGCCGCACCTTCGCGCCCTGCCGGGGGCCATCGTCGCGATGGGGGGCCTGGCAACAGTGGCATTCGTGCCGAGCAACCGGCCGGTGTTCCTGGCTCTCGGCATCGGCGCGACGGTGGTGGGGATGCTCCTCATCGCCCCCGGGACCACCTCACTGCTTGCGGCCGCGGGAGCGCGGGCACCCGTGGCCGTCCGCCTCGCCGTGCGCGACCTCGACCGCTACCGGGCCCGCTCGGGCGGCGCCGTCGCCGCGGTGAGCCTCGCCGTCGGAATCGCGGTGGCGATCTCGGGCGTGGCGGGCGCCGCACAGGTCGCCGCCAATTCAACCGTTGGCGGCGGCAACCTGCCCGGCAACGAGATTGTCCTGTGGCTAGGGAGCAATGGCGCGGGCGGTCCAATCCCCGCGGTCGGCGCCGAATCCCTGCTCGCGGCGCAGAGTGCCGTGGACGACATTGCGCGCTCGGTCGGCGCGCGCTCCACACTGGCCCTCGATGCCGCGGTCGACACAAAGGGAAACGGCGGCACCCACGTGGGTGACGGCGCAACCGCGGGAACGCCCACGTATGATCCGGTCGAGCTCGGCATCCCGCGTGCCGTCTCAGAGGGCGGCCACACCGGAACCGCCTTCTATGGCAACGAGTCGGTACACGTGTACCTGTTGACCCCCGAGGTCCTCGCGCACTACGGCATCTCGCAGTCCTCCATTCCTGCGAACACCGACCTGGTCACGTCGCACGCGAACCTTGACGCGTACGAAATGATCCCGATTCGTGCTTCGGACTGGGTGCCGGTGGTGCAGCGCTCGGACCTGCCCACCTACTCGTCCGACCCGACCACTCTCATCACGCCGAAGGCGATGGGAGACCTGGGACTTACCGCCGTGCCGACCGGTTGGCTCCTCGACTTCGACGGCAACGTGACCGCCGCACAAAAGGCGAAGGCGCGCGTGTTGGCCTTGCAGGCAGGACTCAGCGTCGAGACGCGGCCGACGCAGGCGGACCTCGCTCCCTTGCGTCTGGCTGTCACCGCGGGAGGCATCGCGCTCGCGCTCGCCGTGCTCGCCATGACCGTGGGCCTTATCAGGAGCGAGACCGCGCCGGACCTGTCGACGCTTGCGGCCACGGGAGCGAGCAGCGGCGTGCGCCGCACTATCACGGCGGCGACGGCGGGCTCTCTCGGTCTCCTCGGTGGGCTCTTAGGCACCGCGGGTGCGTACATCACACTCGTTGCTTGGTATCGACGAGACCTGTCGGTGCTTAACCCAGCTCCCATCAGTGCGATCCTCGCGCTCGTGGTGGGACTCCCCGTTGTTGCCTGGGCCGTCGGTTGGCTCCTCGGTGGCAAGGAACCCCGGTCTCTGGCGCGCAGGCGCCTCGAATAG
- a CDS encoding PadR family transcriptional regulator: MSVRHALLALLSEGPKIGLKLRDEFEQRTGDVWPLNVGQVYTTLQRLERDGLIVANGGDDGPQKDYRITDEGRLEVDAWLHTPPSVIPPRDELVIKVLVALGVPGVDVPAVLQSHRRRLVELMQAYTTLKEDAVDDMRVALVVDAELFRLDALIRWLDSADARVRAMANAPRSDASTQASLVTRRTIRVVT; this comes from the coding sequence ATGAGCGTTCGCCACGCGCTGCTAGCGCTGCTGAGCGAGGGCCCCAAGATCGGGCTCAAGTTACGCGACGAGTTCGAGCAACGGACGGGTGACGTGTGGCCACTCAACGTCGGACAGGTCTACACCACGCTGCAGCGGCTCGAGCGCGACGGGCTGATCGTGGCAAACGGCGGCGACGACGGTCCGCAGAAGGATTACCGGATCACCGATGAGGGTCGCCTCGAGGTGGACGCATGGCTGCACACGCCGCCGTCGGTCATTCCGCCGCGGGATGAGCTCGTCATCAAGGTGCTTGTCGCCCTAGGAGTGCCCGGGGTCGACGTGCCCGCGGTGCTCCAGTCGCATCGGCGCAGGCTCGTCGAGCTGATGCAGGCCTACACCACGTTGAAGGAAGACGCGGTGGATGACATGAGAGTCGCGCTCGTTGTCGACGCCGAACTCTTCCGCCTCGACGCGCTGATTCGCTGGCTCGACTCGGCCGACGCCAGGGTGCGAGCCATGGCCAACGCGCCGAGAAGCGACGCATCGACTCAGGCGTCCCTCGTGACGCGCCGGACCATCAGGGTGGTGACGTGA
- a CDS encoding SCO7613 C-terminal domain-containing membrane protein: MSDLRGGSGYWCPDCGTALAPGQVLCLECGLDCASPMARDTERANGEIYRLRAQIGELTAQQDGWIGYRKEILEIAHRAAADVREGLDGEPAARAVPEGVAISAPFSAPGEQAGTPQATSTASSGSPFSSPPAQAFQSPAADRRAWAAVEPATVRPTAMRPAKRLTAPVLLGISGAALFILSGIVFVAASWSVYGPALRMSILIAFAAVFAWLARTATRHVFAAVGGALGVVSAAFVGVGVYALTAGPSGPAPYTAAIAVVTAAIAGLGLARLGIKVVGEVASAAVILAVEAGAVEGAWRSSGTTVGMSTYVIVATLGGAAILGARSMWRSSGQRATAKYGGMAVAFVAALVAVFTPLSAHRVDGLALTAILTSVAVCGGIAAWNPAWGAGVLTGTFTIGAVTSASMWRLTAGQLAVVFAVAAIVAVAGLGRAPLAWRTPGLRGLLPGLVGAAFAMLLPAIEGVPLAFSGLSLFGDVSLSGVGSLSWFGLALILLSALPLVTGRWDPSALVAAAWVQTVAAAAFAAGAVFLALDAAYAVAHGAAAAGVGLSVAAGVQWFAAPLWGAARLTPVRALAIGLATIGGLHGAGAVVESYGSQAQLVWGTVAVVLALVALAAAAVRQRHAAGYWALVAVVGASAWAWHASESFGAVAAAAAVAALLVAVAAARLPSDRVSPVLIGSLPAYLAAGIGVSAAAITAGVASVGSHSAGAFAGYGWALVLSGCVAVAGPVMAILADRVGFDSPPRITRVVTGIGILVLALVVLARVQQALADAGTGALTIADAGAPALAVGVGAVAYGLVARVPWWRPARTFVGIGVVVIATLHGFVGLGRLSVGPINLWWGVGAVLFAAAALGVAARWAPKVTLAPAIFLASLVAPAALASYHGDLALAVAAVVAAVVAWFARGSRGVNRAAALFGGIGVMFVAAIAGLQAIGAAIMALAQTWAFDDVSWRPWLLMAVVAVTVGVLAWGPARTIAGSIVAVALATMAGLVPGPIGWVALAVIGVLSTEAAARWRRQLGLHPLVPLGVALSSVAWSVNESWTTAVAIGAVAVASIWTAIRAADGGTRTFSLALAPVAGATAVFLALDSWNVDPGIAATIAAGTALTMPLVAVAAGLDTRRLVAVWILGVTSVLGPLFTGDLGLAGLVVVLACAAWFTLSTLGAPWARWVALGGLSVATMLLAADVGIATLEVYTAAPALTMIVVGLWWLKRDPQIRTYFALAPGLGAALVPSYLALAFNPDAFARTFALVGGALVLAVVGVMRHWFAPLLATAITTVVVALSQVFASESLLPLWLSVSVIGAVLFALALLAERIKSMR; the protein is encoded by the coding sequence ATGAGCGATCTGAGAGGGGGGTCGGGGTACTGGTGCCCCGATTGCGGGACGGCGCTGGCGCCGGGACAGGTGCTGTGTCTTGAGTGTGGTCTCGACTGCGCGAGCCCAATGGCGCGGGACACCGAGCGGGCCAACGGAGAGATATACCGGCTGCGTGCGCAGATCGGTGAGTTGACCGCGCAGCAGGACGGGTGGATTGGGTACCGCAAGGAGATTCTCGAAATCGCGCACCGCGCAGCGGCCGACGTGCGTGAGGGGCTCGATGGCGAACCCGCGGCACGCGCGGTTCCGGAGGGTGTGGCGATTTCCGCCCCATTCAGCGCGCCGGGCGAACAAGCGGGAACCCCGCAGGCGACGTCGACCGCGTCGTCAGGCTCCCCGTTCTCATCACCCCCGGCCCAGGCGTTTCAGTCGCCGGCGGCAGACAGACGCGCGTGGGCCGCCGTTGAGCCCGCTACCGTGCGGCCAACCGCGATGAGACCCGCGAAGAGGCTCACGGCACCGGTACTGCTTGGAATCTCAGGCGCCGCGCTCTTCATCCTCTCCGGAATCGTGTTTGTGGCCGCCTCGTGGTCCGTATACGGGCCAGCCCTGCGCATGTCGATACTCATCGCGTTCGCCGCCGTGTTCGCGTGGCTCGCGAGGACGGCAACGCGTCACGTTTTTGCGGCCGTCGGCGGTGCGCTCGGAGTGGTTTCGGCGGCATTCGTCGGAGTCGGCGTGTACGCCCTTACGGCTGGTCCCTCGGGCCCGGCGCCGTATACGGCGGCGATAGCCGTCGTGACCGCTGCCATCGCGGGCCTTGGACTGGCGAGGCTGGGAATCAAGGTGGTGGGTGAGGTCGCGTCCGCCGCCGTCATTCTTGCCGTGGAGGCGGGCGCCGTCGAGGGAGCATGGCGGTCGTCGGGCACGACGGTTGGCATGTCGACGTACGTGATCGTGGCGACGCTCGGAGGCGCGGCAATCCTCGGTGCCAGGTCCATGTGGCGTTCGAGCGGTCAACGAGCCACCGCGAAGTACGGCGGCATGGCCGTCGCGTTTGTCGCGGCGCTGGTCGCGGTCTTCACGCCGCTTTCGGCGCACCGCGTGGACGGACTCGCGCTCACAGCGATCCTGACGAGCGTCGCGGTGTGCGGTGGCATCGCCGCGTGGAATCCCGCGTGGGGTGCCGGAGTACTCACGGGGACCTTCACCATCGGGGCGGTCACGTCCGCGTCGATGTGGAGACTTACTGCGGGTCAGCTCGCCGTGGTGTTCGCCGTTGCCGCAATAGTCGCCGTTGCCGGTCTGGGAAGGGCGCCGCTCGCGTGGCGCACCCCGGGTCTGCGCGGGTTATTGCCCGGGCTCGTTGGCGCCGCGTTCGCAATGCTTCTGCCCGCCATCGAGGGCGTGCCGCTGGCGTTCTCCGGACTTTCGCTATTCGGCGACGTGTCCCTCTCGGGAGTGGGCAGCCTCAGTTGGTTCGGTCTCGCCCTTATCCTGCTGTCCGCATTGCCGCTGGTGACCGGGCGCTGGGATCCGTCGGCTCTGGTGGCCGCGGCGTGGGTGCAGACGGTTGCGGCGGCGGCCTTCGCCGCAGGCGCGGTGTTCCTCGCGCTCGACGCCGCGTACGCGGTGGCGCATGGAGCGGCAGCCGCGGGGGTCGGGCTGTCAGTCGCCGCCGGTGTCCAGTGGTTCGCGGCGCCGCTGTGGGGCGCCGCGCGCTTGACCCCTGTCCGGGCCCTTGCCATCGGGCTCGCGACCATCGGTGGGCTTCACGGAGCCGGTGCCGTCGTCGAGTCTTACGGCTCGCAAGCCCAGTTGGTGTGGGGCACGGTTGCGGTGGTCCTCGCTCTCGTCGCGTTGGCCGCTGCGGCGGTCCGCCAGCGCCACGCCGCAGGATATTGGGCGTTAGTGGCCGTGGTGGGGGCCTCCGCCTGGGCGTGGCACGCCTCTGAGTCCTTCGGAGCCGTCGCGGCGGCGGCCGCGGTCGCGGCGCTGCTCGTCGCGGTGGCCGCCGCTCGTTTGCCGTCGGACCGCGTGTCGCCCGTCCTGATCGGGTCTCTACCCGCGTACCTGGCTGCGGGCATCGGCGTGAGCGCCGCGGCGATCACGGCCGGGGTCGCGTCCGTCGGTTCGCACTCCGCTGGCGCGTTTGCCGGATACGGCTGGGCCCTCGTGTTGAGCGGATGCGTTGCCGTTGCCGGACCCGTCATGGCGATCCTCGCCGACCGGGTCGGCTTCGACTCGCCGCCTCGTATCACGCGCGTGGTGACCGGCATAGGCATCCTGGTTCTCGCGCTCGTTGTTCTGGCACGGGTGCAGCAGGCGTTGGCCGACGCGGGTACCGGCGCGCTCACGATCGCCGATGCGGGCGCTCCCGCACTCGCCGTCGGCGTGGGCGCCGTGGCATATGGCCTCGTCGCACGGGTGCCGTGGTGGCGACCCGCCCGCACGTTCGTGGGCATCGGCGTCGTAGTGATCGCGACGCTTCACGGCTTTGTGGGCTTGGGTCGCCTATCCGTCGGCCCCATAAACCTGTGGTGGGGTGTGGGCGCGGTGCTATTTGCCGCCGCCGCGTTGGGCGTCGCCGCCAGATGGGCCCCCAAGGTAACTCTCGCCCCAGCGATATTCCTGGCGAGCCTGGTCGCGCCGGCCGCACTTGCTTCGTATCACGGTGACCTCGCACTTGCCGTCGCTGCCGTCGTTGCCGCCGTCGTTGCGTGGTTCGCGCGGGGTTCGCGCGGCGTGAACCGGGCCGCGGCACTGTTTGGCGGAATTGGCGTGATGTTCGTCGCCGCCATCGCTGGCCTTCAAGCAATCGGCGCAGCAATCATGGCCCTCGCGCAGACGTGGGCGTTTGATGATGTCAGTTGGCGCCCGTGGTTGCTGATGGCCGTGGTCGCGGTGACCGTCGGCGTGCTCGCGTGGGGTCCCGCCCGCACGATCGCGGGGAGCATCGTCGCCGTGGCTCTGGCCACGATGGCCGGTTTGGTGCCCGGCCCCATCGGATGGGTGGCGCTTGCTGTCATCGGCGTGCTGTCTACCGAGGCGGCTGCCCGCTGGAGGCGCCAGCTTGGCCTTCACCCGCTCGTGCCGCTAGGGGTCGCCCTCTCGTCGGTGGCCTGGTCGGTGAACGAGTCGTGGACGACGGCCGTCGCCATCGGAGCTGTCGCCGTGGCATCGATCTGGACCGCGATTCGTGCGGCCGATGGCGGAACCAGGACGTTTTCGCTTGCGCTCGCGCCGGTGGCGGGCGCCACCGCGGTCTTCCTCGCGCTCGACTCGTGGAACGTTGACCCCGGTATCGCCGCCACCATCGCGGCGGGCACCGCACTCACGATGCCCCTCGTGGCGGTTGCCGCAGGTCTCGACACGCGTCGGCTCGTTGCAGTATGGATATTGGGCGTCACGAGCGTCTTGGGGCCGCTCTTCACCGGCGACCTGGGGCTCGCAGGCTTGGTCGTGGTGCTCGCATGCGCCGCATGGTTCACCCTGTCGACCTTGGGCGCGCCTTGGGCACGCTGGGTGGCCCTTGGAGGGCTGTCGGTGGCCACGATGCTTCTCGCCGCCGACGTGGGAATCGCGACGCTCGAGGTGTACACCGCGGCTCCCGCGCTCACGATGATTGTGGTCGGGCTCTGGTGGCTGAAGCGGGATCCGCAGATTCGCACGTATTTCGCGCTCGCACCAGGGCTTGGCGCCGCTTTGGTGCCTTCGTACCTGGCCCTCGCGTTCAACCCCGACGCCTTCGCGCGCACGTTTGCCCTTGTCGGAGGGGCGCTCGTCTTGGCCGTGGTGGGAGTCATGCGCCACTGGTTCGCGCCGTTACTTGCGACGGCGATCACCACCGTGGTTGTTGCCTTGTCGCAGGTCTTTGCCAGCGAGTCACTCCTACCCCTGTGGCTGAGCGTTTCGGTCATCGGGGCGGTGCTCTTCGCCCTCGCGCTCCTCGCCGAACGCATCAAGTCGATGCGCTAG
- a CDS encoding ABC transporter ATP-binding protein has product MPGRGLTGRADPDVLRAENAAAPHVPDLWKRVGAMFIPYRKHIALTVVLVLATSAASVVPPLLVQRIFDGALFPTDGAGGTAPPHLSLLTGLVSLMIGIFVASAGLSVWQTWVTSNVGNRVTGDLRVTLFDKLQRMELAFFTRTKTGVIQSRLQNDVGGVAGVLTTFVSSIVGNTATVIASLVAMIVLDWRLTLLAVVLMPALVVAQRRVGLVRQRIAAKTQESLSEMTSITQETLSVSGILLSKVYNRRGFESERYAGENRTLIRLQIQLAMSGQWFFGMVTVIMSSVPAIIYLASGLLLARGGEAGGGVITAGTIVAFTTIQARLLFPLMSLMRVALEVQTSRALFARIFEYLDLTPAISDAPDARDASDAPGPVGAIEFRDVTFRYPDASEDARATLDGISFAAKPGETHAFVGPSGAGKTTIVYLAARLHEASGGSVVFAGTDVRELTQDSVVEQVGVVTQETYLFHATIAENLRYARPDATDEDLVAACRAANIHDTIESFEHGYDTAVGERGYRLSGGEKQRIAIARVLLKDPPILLLDEATSALDTLSERVVQEALDNASRGRTTLVVAHRLSTVVDADVIHVVAAGRIVESGTHAELMALAGRYAELAAGQAR; this is encoded by the coding sequence ATGCCTGGTAGGGGTCTGACCGGTCGCGCCGATCCGGACGTACTGCGCGCCGAGAACGCCGCGGCCCCACACGTGCCTGACCTGTGGAAGCGCGTCGGCGCCATGTTCATCCCCTATCGGAAGCACATCGCGCTCACCGTGGTGCTGGTGTTGGCGACGTCGGCGGCAAGTGTTGTGCCTCCTTTGCTCGTCCAACGCATCTTTGACGGCGCGCTCTTCCCGACGGACGGAGCGGGGGGGACCGCGCCCCCTCACCTAAGTCTGCTGACCGGGTTGGTGTCGCTCATGATCGGCATCTTCGTCGCGTCGGCGGGCCTGAGCGTCTGGCAGACCTGGGTGACCTCGAACGTGGGCAACAGGGTGACGGGAGACTTGCGGGTCACGCTGTTCGACAAGCTGCAACGCATGGAGCTCGCGTTCTTCACGCGCACCAAGACGGGCGTGATCCAGTCCCGGCTGCAGAACGACGTGGGCGGCGTCGCGGGCGTGCTCACCACGTTTGTGTCGAGCATCGTGGGCAACACGGCGACGGTCATTGCCTCGCTCGTGGCGATGATCGTGCTCGACTGGCGTCTCACGCTCCTCGCCGTGGTGCTCATGCCCGCGCTCGTCGTGGCGCAGCGGCGCGTCGGCCTGGTGCGTCAACGCATCGCGGCCAAGACTCAGGAGTCGCTGTCCGAAATGACGTCGATCACTCAGGAGACGCTATCGGTGAGCGGCATCCTGCTGAGCAAGGTCTACAACAGGCGCGGCTTTGAGTCCGAGCGCTACGCGGGGGAGAACAGGACCCTGATCCGCCTCCAGATCCAGCTGGCGATGAGCGGGCAGTGGTTCTTCGGCATGGTGACCGTCATCATGTCGTCGGTTCCCGCCATCATCTACCTGGCATCGGGTCTGCTTCTGGCGCGCGGAGGCGAGGCGGGTGGCGGCGTGATCACCGCGGGCACCATCGTCGCCTTCACCACGATCCAGGCGCGCCTGCTCTTTCCGCTCATGTCGCTCATGCGCGTCGCTCTTGAGGTGCAGACGTCGCGCGCGCTGTTTGCCAGGATTTTCGAGTACCTCGACCTGACCCCCGCCATTTCCGATGCTCCAGACGCGCGCGATGCGTCGGACGCGCCCGGTCCCGTCGGGGCCATCGAGTTTCGCGACGTGACCTTCCGGTACCCGGACGCGTCCGAAGACGCGCGGGCGACGCTTGACGGCATTTCCTTTGCCGCGAAGCCCGGTGAGACGCATGCCTTCGTGGGTCCTTCGGGCGCGGGAAAGACCACGATCGTTTACCTGGCCGCCCGGCTCCACGAGGCCTCCGGGGGCAGCGTGGTCTTTGCGGGCACGGACGTGCGCGAGCTCACCCAGGATTCGGTCGTCGAACAGGTGGGCGTCGTCACCCAAGAGACGTACTTGTTTCACGCGACCATCGCCGAGAACCTGCGCTATGCACGGCCAGACGCGACCGACGAGGATCTGGTCGCGGCATGCAGGGCCGCGAATATTCACGACACCATTGAGAGCTTCGAGCACGGCTACGACACGGCGGTGGGCGAGCGAGGTTATCGGCTCTCGGGCGGCGAGAAGCAGCGCATCGCCATCGCCAGGGTCCTGCTGAAGGACCCGCCCATCCTGCTGCTCGATGAGGCCACGAGCGCGCTCGACACTTTGAGCGAGCGCGTGGTTCAGGAGGCGCTCGACAACGCCTCCCGGGGGCGCACGACGCTCGTGGTGGCACACCGTCTGTCGACTGTGGTCGATGCGGACGTGATCCACGTGGTCGCCGCCGGCCGCATCGTCGAATCGGGCACCCATGCCGAACTGATGGCGCTTGCCGGGCGCTACGCCGAACTCGCGGCCGGGCAGGCCCGCTAG
- a CDS encoding MarR family winged helix-turn-helix transcriptional regulator, translating into MSPEPANVVPATTVRARRTIDEAAMATLVASRSLLGFVAQSLAPALEEMTMPQFRVLVVLDGDGPLRMGDLAERIGVHPSTLSRTVDKLVGAGWLERASGEESRREVHVALTRRGQKLVDEITAQRRSGIAGVLKGLGPEDRAAVHRGMEIFAAAAGEASPDDLLELGL; encoded by the coding sequence GTGTCCCCTGAACCAGCGAATGTGGTGCCCGCAACAACCGTGCGTGCACGCCGCACTATTGACGAGGCGGCGATGGCGACCCTGGTCGCCTCCCGATCCCTCCTCGGCTTTGTCGCGCAGTCACTCGCGCCCGCGCTCGAGGAGATGACGATGCCGCAGTTCAGGGTCCTCGTGGTGCTCGACGGGGATGGGCCCTTGCGTATGGGGGACCTGGCCGAGCGCATCGGCGTGCATCCCTCTACGCTCAGCCGCACCGTCGACAAGCTCGTCGGCGCCGGGTGGCTGGAACGCGCAAGCGGCGAGGAGAGCAGAAGGGAAGTACACGTTGCGCTGACTCGGCGCGGCCAGAAGCTGGTCGACGAGATTACCGCGCAGCGTCGTTCGGGGATTGCGGGCGTATTGAAGGGTCTTGGCCCGGAGGACCGTGCTGCGGTCCACCGCGGAATGGAAATCTTTGCGGCCGCCGCGGGCGAGGCGTCGCCCGACGACCTGCTTGAGCTTGGTCTCTAG
- a CDS encoding ABC transporter ATP-binding protein, giving the protein MQGIELEGVSKTFGADESEVHALQNVSLTISAGELVAVMGASGSGKSTLLTIAGSLEEPSSGTVKIHGRDVSSMSKNERARLRRRSIGYVFQDLNLLAGLTAAENVSLPLELDGMGLKAARRTALAALDRVGMAERADRFPDQLSGGERQRVAIARAVVGQRDVLLADEPTGALDSVNGESVMRILRSACQDGVAGVVVTHDAQLASWAHRVIFLRDGRIVDQTVPAAGVDSLLSDDGHP; this is encoded by the coding sequence ATGCAGGGCATCGAGCTTGAGGGCGTATCCAAGACGTTCGGGGCCGACGAAAGCGAGGTGCACGCGCTTCAGAACGTGAGCCTGACGATCTCGGCGGGGGAACTCGTGGCGGTGATGGGGGCGAGCGGCTCGGGAAAGAGCACGCTGCTCACGATCGCGGGCAGCCTCGAGGAGCCCTCGAGTGGCACGGTGAAGATTCACGGGCGAGACGTGTCCTCTATGTCCAAGAATGAGCGCGCGCGCCTGCGCCGCCGGTCGATCGGCTACGTGTTTCAGGATCTCAACCTGCTCGCTGGCCTCACCGCCGCTGAGAACGTATCGCTGCCGCTCGAGCTCGACGGGATGGGACTCAAGGCCGCCCGCCGTACCGCCCTTGCGGCCCTCGACCGCGTGGGGATGGCAGAGCGCGCCGACCGCTTTCCCGACCAGCTTTCGGGCGGTGAGAGGCAACGCGTCGCGATCGCGCGCGCCGTCGTTGGCCAACGAGACGTGTTGCTCGCCGACGAGCCAACGGGGGCACTCGACTCGGTCAACGGCGAGTCCGTCATGCGCATTCTTCGCTCCGCGTGCCAGGACGGGGTGGCCGGAGTTGTCGTGACGCACGATGCCCAACTCGCGTCGTGGGCGCACCGCGTGATCTTCCTCAGGGACGGACGCATCGTGGACCAGACGGTTCCGGCCGCGGGAGTCGACTCCCTGCTCTCGGATGACGGTCACCCGTGA